A window of the Pristiophorus japonicus isolate sPriJap1 chromosome 13, sPriJap1.hap1, whole genome shotgun sequence genome harbors these coding sequences:
- the chmp1a gene encoding charged multivesicular body protein 1a, with amino-acid sequence MDDTLFQLRFTSKQLERLAKKAEKDSKSEQAKVKKALQQKNIEGAKIYAENAIRKKNEGLNWLRTASRVDAVASKVQTAVTMKGVTKSMARVTQGLDKALKSMDLQKISAVMDKFEQQVQNLDVHTSVMEDSMSSAMTLTTPQEQVDNLIVQIAEENGLEVMDQLNQLPDGAASLGESSVREHDKEDQLSKRLAALRN; translated from the exons atactTTGTTTCAGTTACGG TTTACATCAAAACAGCTGGAGAGATTGGCCAAGAAGGCAGAAAAGGATTCCAAATCCGAACAAGCTAAAGTGAAGAAG GCTCTTCAACAAAAGAACATTGAAGGAGCAAAGATCTATGCAGAAAATGCAATCAGAAAGAAAAATGAAGGTCTGAACTGGCTACGGACAGCTTCCCGAGTTGATGCAGTGGCATCGAAGGTGCAGACGGCAGTTACGATGAAGGGG GTTACAAAGAGTATGGCGCGTGTTACACAAGGACTGGATAAGGCACTGAAATCCATGGACCTACAAAAGATTTCTGCAGTAATGGACAAATTTGAACAACAGGTTCAGAACCTTGACGTCCACACTTCA GTGATGGAGGACTCCATGAGCTCCGCAATGACACTGACCACTCCTCAGGAACAGGTTGATAATCTCATTGTGCAAATTGCAGAGGAGAATGGTCTGGAGGTCATGGACCAACTGAACCAACTTCCAGACGGTGCAGCATCCCTTGGCGAATCCTCTGTTCGTGAGCATGACAAGGAGGACCAGCTTTCAAAAAG GTTGGCTGCTCTGAGGAATTGA